The following coding sequences lie in one Paracidovorax avenae genomic window:
- the modC gene encoding molybdenum ABC transporter ATP-binding protein produces the protein MKASALPPVAGDAIEVQLRLPRPGRFTLEADLRLPGQGIIAVFGPSGCGKTSLLRAMAGLERGAGRVAVPGEVWQDDALGQWLPPHRRALGYVFQEPGLFAHLDVRGNLDYGLRRTPPARRQVPLEQAVELLGIGHLLGRRTHALSGGERQRVAIARALAASPRVLFMDEPLAALDAERKAEVMPYLERLQRELDIPVLYVSHALDEVARLASHLVLLREGAVLASGPIGTLMARPDLPLAHGEFAATLAEGVADGYDATDRIATVRLPGGQALLLAADRALPPGTPVRLRVQARDVSLALAPPAGTSVLNLLPARVLALHDEPAGQVLVALDAGGTPLLARITGRSARTLGLAPGLQVVAQVKGVALLG, from the coding sequence ATGAAGGCCTCGGCCCTGCCCCCGGTCGCCGGCGACGCCATCGAGGTGCAGTTGCGCCTGCCGCGGCCCGGCCGCTTCACCCTGGAAGCGGACCTTCGCCTTCCGGGCCAGGGCATCATCGCGGTGTTCGGCCCGTCCGGATGCGGCAAGACCAGCCTGCTGCGCGCCATGGCGGGGCTGGAGCGCGGCGCCGGACGCGTGGCGGTGCCGGGGGAGGTCTGGCAGGACGACGCCCTTGGCCAATGGCTGCCGCCGCACCGGCGCGCCCTGGGCTATGTCTTCCAGGAGCCAGGGCTTTTCGCGCACCTGGACGTGCGCGGCAACCTGGATTACGGCCTGCGGCGCACGCCGCCCGCGCGGCGGCAGGTGCCGCTGGAGCAGGCGGTGGAGCTGCTGGGCATCGGCCACCTGCTCGGGCGGCGCACCCATGCGCTGTCGGGCGGCGAGCGCCAGCGCGTGGCGATCGCGCGCGCCCTGGCCGCGAGCCCCCGCGTGCTGTTCATGGACGAGCCCCTGGCCGCGCTGGATGCAGAACGCAAGGCCGAGGTCATGCCCTACCTGGAGCGGCTGCAGCGCGAACTCGACATCCCCGTGCTTTACGTGAGCCACGCACTCGACGAAGTGGCACGGCTGGCCTCGCACCTCGTGCTGCTGCGCGAAGGCGCCGTGCTGGCCAGCGGCCCCATCGGCACGCTCATGGCCCGGCCGGACCTGCCGCTGGCGCACGGCGAGTTCGCCGCGACCCTGGCCGAGGGCGTGGCCGACGGCTACGACGCCACCGACCGCATCGCGACCGTACGCCTGCCGGGCGGCCAGGCCCTGCTGCTGGCCGCGGACCGCGCCCTGCCGCCGGGCACGCCGGTGCGGCTGCGCGTGCAGGCGCGCGACGTGAGCCTGGCACTGGCGCCACCGGCAGGGACCAGCGTGCTCAACCTGCTGCCCGCCCGCGTGCTGGCCCTGCACGACGAGCCTGCGGGCCAGGTGCTGGTGGCCCTGGATGCCGGGGGCACGCCACTGCTGGCGCGCATCACCGGGCGGTCAGCGCGCACGCTGGGCCTGGCGCCGGGGTTGCAGGTGGTGGCGCAGGTCAAGGGCGTGGCCCTGCTGGGCTGA
- the purB gene encoding adenylosuccinate lyase, whose translation MPVSVFDMQSLQHLWCTDEVRAIFGEENRVQKWLDVEAALASAQADMGIIPQDAAREIADKARVRNIDIGRMAADIRRIKHSLVPALRQLQAACSGDHGEWIHYGATTQDVIDTGVALQLKEFHAVALRDMRAVGRELVRLAVEHRDTPMAGRTHGVQALPITFGHKCAVWLDELGRHHERLVQAAPRVLVGMLAGAVGSQAAFGPKAAELEERVLRRLGLGVPPISWAPARDRFAEYANLLALIGSTLSKIGNELFNMQRDECAEVEEGFPEGKLGSSTMPHKRNPVSAENLAGLSRPLRYSAAMMVEGMVQESERDGIAWKVEWKALPEACMIAGAMLFQARHLLEGLKVNAGAMAANLGRMQGYLLSERVMLELSSRVGKQTAHEWIYEASMHGITHKLGFAEAMRHHESLGRLLTEDEIHDLTDPAGYLGQCGPAVDRVVAAHGAWLQG comes from the coding sequence ATGCCCGTTTCCGTTTTCGACATGCAGTCGCTCCAGCATCTCTGGTGCACGGACGAAGTCCGCGCCATCTTCGGCGAGGAGAACCGCGTGCAGAAGTGGCTCGACGTCGAAGCCGCGCTCGCTTCCGCCCAGGCCGACATGGGGATCATTCCCCAGGATGCGGCCCGCGAGATCGCCGACAAGGCCAGGGTCCGGAATATCGACATCGGCAGGATGGCCGCCGATATCCGGCGCATCAAGCATTCGCTGGTCCCCGCGCTGCGGCAGTTGCAGGCCGCGTGCTCCGGCGACCACGGCGAGTGGATCCACTATGGCGCCACGACCCAGGACGTGATCGATACCGGCGTCGCGCTGCAGCTCAAGGAATTCCACGCGGTCGCGCTGCGCGACATGCGGGCCGTGGGGCGGGAACTGGTCCGCCTGGCGGTGGAGCACCGCGACACGCCGATGGCCGGGCGCACGCACGGCGTCCAGGCGCTGCCGATCACCTTCGGCCACAAGTGCGCCGTGTGGCTCGACGAACTCGGCCGCCACCACGAGCGCCTCGTCCAGGCCGCTCCGCGCGTGCTGGTGGGAATGCTGGCCGGAGCGGTGGGAAGCCAGGCCGCCTTCGGCCCGAAGGCCGCGGAACTGGAGGAGCGCGTGCTGCGCAGGTTGGGCCTGGGCGTGCCGCCGATCAGTTGGGCGCCCGCGCGCGACCGCTTCGCGGAGTACGCCAACCTGCTGGCGCTCATCGGCAGCACGCTGTCGAAGATCGGCAACGAGCTTTTCAACATGCAGCGCGACGAGTGCGCCGAAGTGGAGGAAGGCTTCCCCGAGGGCAAGCTGGGATCGTCCACGATGCCCCACAAGCGCAATCCCGTGTCGGCCGAGAACCTCGCCGGGCTCTCGCGCCCGCTGCGCTACAGCGCCGCGATGATGGTCGAGGGCATGGTGCAGGAAAGCGAGCGCGACGGTATCGCCTGGAAGGTGGAATGGAAGGCGCTTCCCGAGGCCTGCATGATCGCCGGGGCGATGCTGTTCCAGGCCAGGCACCTGCTGGAGGGGCTGAAGGTGAATGCCGGCGCGATGGCGGCCAATCTCGGCCGGATGCAGGGCTACCTGCTCTCCGAACGGGTGATGCTCGAGCTCTCCAGCCGCGTGGGCAAGCAGACCGCCCACGAGTGGATCTACGAGGCATCGATGCACGGCATCACCCACAAGCTCGGCTTCGCCGAAGCGATGCGCCACCACGAAAGCCTGGGCCGGCTCCTGACCGAGG